Genomic segment of Salminus brasiliensis chromosome 16, fSalBra1.hap2, whole genome shotgun sequence:
CACCTGAAAATGACAGGTTCTCAAAGACTGCATTCACATTATGTTCCAGGATTGCCAGAGTGTTTCAAGaccaaaaaaaaccaaaattTTGTGAAAGCTTACCTTTGTATTCTGCTCCCAAAGTAAGTAACAGGCGGAGAGGGAACACTTTGGCCCAGGGTACCTCCAGTTTCTGAATGAGAACCCCACATAGAAAGGATCTGTGAGGTAGGCTGAGCCCAtccaaaggctgaaagcttggagaaaagaaaagaaagccaCCATGTTCCTTGCTGCCCAGAAAACTGTCCGTAAACGTCACATTGCAGAGTTCCTCAAGAAATTTTCCTGGAATGAATAGCAATATTAGAATATGTCCCACGAATAGCATTattagaaaaaggaaaaaaaaaaaagaagtgtgaCTCTGTCCACTCTCttctatccacacacacacacacataaaaaagagagagagagagagagagagagagagagagagagagagagagagagagagagagagagagagacttacccTTCTGAGCATCTTGGTATATGTTAACATACAGGCTAAAGACATCTCTAGGCAGACTGTTTTCCTCTGGGAGGCACTCAATAACAAATGCAAGCTCTCTCTGGCCCACACCCTGCAGACCATTAGAGCTCAAACACCAACACTTTCGCCCACAAtctaaaacacataaaaaacacacagttttcAGTAAAATGTGGAAAGAAATAGAcactaaataagtaaataggTTTAATTTACTTAGACATTTAAAAGGGGGTTAGAAAAAGTAtgagaaaatacatttattttgatCTTTTGAAATAAAACATACATGTGACCAGCTTGACATTAACCACGAGGTTGGCATTCAGCACAAACGTCAAAGGTCTTGGACCTCCTTCTTCTAACAGCAGCATTATCTGGCAGACAGCAGGGCGTTCCTCTACTAGTAAATctgtaacaacaacaacaacaacaataataataataaattccaTTTTTCATAAACTCAAAGTCCCACCATAAAAAAATCATAACAAATAAAACAGCAATACACCAAATATCAAATGTCCCTAAAAAGATGCGTTTTAAgtaattttttaaacattcaAGGGAAggaccttttttgtttttttattttttttaatagtgtcAGGTAGGGAATTCCATAATTGAAGTGCTCTACAAGAAAAAGCTCTCTCACCCATGGGTTTAACTTTGCAGGGAGGCTGCTGTAGAGTGAGAGAACTAACGGAGCATGAGGAGTAAAAGGGTGCATAAGGCTTCACCAGGTCAGGACATACCAGGACATACACTAGAGCTGTACAACCATATAACAGGGACATTGGTGGCTCAGCAGATAAAGAGCACCAGGCTACTGactacagggttgtgggtttgatacccatgCTCTGTATACTTCCACTtttaggcccttgagcaaggtccttaacCTTCGCTGCTCCCTGGCCACTGTCCTCACTGTCCactgcatttatatttaagacatttagcagccAAATTTCAGATGCTGTCCAAAACAAATGCTGAATATGGTATTTGTAAAAGTCAATCCGTGCTCAAATCATCTTAATTGGTAGAGAAAGTGTGTAATCACTTGACCATTCAAGAATTATATTTGTGCAAAGACGCTTTCAAGAAACTCACCCCTGTATGTCAAAACAAGAGTTATGGAGAAATATGGAGTTTAACACACTGCatgacacatacacatacatatttaatcatttatggTCATCAGATTGATGAGCATAAGCCTCATACTTAACATATTTGTGTGACTTCAGCATATTCTGTTTTCACCCCAAGTTATTAGCACTGTACTGAAGCTGTTCTCAccccctccatcttcctctcctGTGGTAATAAGCAGCGGAGGCAGCCCCTCCTCATCCTCTGGCACAAGACTGGCagcaccctgtacactgctggcAAGACCGCACAGTAGGGCGTAGTCCCAGGGTCCACTGATTTTCCGGCGTGGCATCTCTGCATTACTCTCAGAAATGTCCCTGGGACAATCACTGACTTCTGGAAATTTGCCAGTAAACTAAAAGACGACATTAAATAACAGATAATTAAACCATCTTTAAATGTTCTGATGTGGCATGACCATTTTAAATGGGGAATTGTTGTCTGTAAAACTGGGTCATTAAGATAAATGgcttgttatttattattataattattaaatatttaacttttttaactttttaactgTTTAAAACTACAAATAGGAAGTAAACTTAACAGATGTAAAACATTACTAAAGAGTTATAGACATACTGTTGGCAGGTCGGGTGTAACAGGGCTTGACTCCTGTGAGGATCTCCGTGGCCTTACAGAGAGCTTTGTGGTATCTGCCACCTCACCATTGGGCAGTATTCCATCAGCAAACCATACGTGTTTCTGTTCTCTAGGGAAACCTGTGAGCAAGAGGGTAAAGagtatttaatattataattcttACAGCAAAGCAAAAGATCCATTTATATATTAAAGGTGGCATATTGTGTAGGGCCTCCACGGACTGCAAAAAGGAGTCTTGAGTGTCCTTGACCTGGTCTCTGTTTCACTGATTGCCCCGTTTTGAAATACTTTTAATAGGAACCACTGCATAAAAACCACTGCAGAAAACCcacagacctgcctgatgttttggctgTTCTGATCCACAATTTGTCTAGCCTTCGTCTAGCCTtttaacttcaagaactgactgttcacttgctgccataTAAAGcaaccccttgacaggtgctaCTGGAACCAAATGACCAATATTATTCACTTAACCAGTCAGTGGTTTTAACGTtagaaatattacatatttaaaggCTTCCTAGTTTATCCACTGTCCAATATGTATTTTGGAATCTTTAATACTGTACAAATAGCTTGTAAGCTCGTAATTGTTTATTCACAGTCTTCACACAGTATATTCACAGTATACTTGATTAAGCAAAGTAATTAGTAGATTACTCAATTACATACAAAAGCATTCAACGTCTTTGAAAGGCAACATATTTGCCTGGATAACAAATAACACCTTGATATTTTgagctgtgttgtgttattttaaaAGCCCTCATCATGTGTACATAATTTGTAAATCAGACAAATCTAATGACTTTCAAGAGGGTTGAATATTTTTGCAAAGTATTGCCCCAATCCACACCAAAATGATCTAGATAACATGGCTGTCTTGTTGAAAACCCTTTACCTTATGTGGAAGAATAAACCTGATCTCACTTCAGATGTTAGATAACCTGACGCAAATGCTTTTTTTCCTAAAAGCAGTGAGAACTGGCTGAAAAACAGCTGTTGTCTGTATGTATACTCAAGCTTGGCGCAATGAAGCGTAGGAgaagtgtgtgcttgtgtgtatatgtgttgctgtgtgtgtaccGTCACTGCCAGGATGCTTGAGTACAGACACAGGCACCATGACCGTAGGTGGGGGGGAATTGAGGGTGCCGGCAGCTCGAGCCTGCTGCATGGGGGGGATAGTGGAGCAGTACTCAGAGGGTACGTTGGGGTTGGGACTAGGCCCAGTAGGGCTCATCATTCTCTCTAGGGCCTGagctagaaagaaaaaaacaacatttcttaatttttttttgttttttggagaggatatatatatttaactataTTGAGAGGATGTGTCAAAAAGAGCAAAAATATGTTAGTTATTGAACCAACCTTAGGCTCTTTTCCTATTTTggctgaatattaataaaaattataaaccaatagaatacacacatttataatgTAGTAATGGCTAAAGTCCAACAATTAATAATACAGTGAAATCAATGTAGTAATGGCTCTTTACATTCAGACAAGAGAATCAGCTTTAATGTTTACCACAACGATGCAGATCAGTTACAGCCTGTACGTTTAAGCCGACGGACAAGCATAACAATTGCACAGGCCTGGTCAAGGGACAGTACATTAGGGTAAGTAAAAGTTGTTTTCAAAAAGAACATCCAGTGCCAGCTGTGGCCATAGCTGCTGACTCCTACTAAAGTGCTGAGTAAGCCTTGCCTTGCAGTATATTGATTAAGTATCATACAACCTCATCAACCCGATTACACTGGCATCGGATCTGAACACGAGTGAACATGTAAAGCAAGGAGTACAACCTCCAAACATCCACATACAGAGAGAGGGCTTCTAGTTAGAAGACACTAAAGTCAGGAATCAAAACAGTGGCAAGCtaagacagagaggaagagctAGGATGTCCTTCAACCATGTTTTGTATCTGACCCTGTTCTGACCACAAACAGTGACCAAATGCACTTTCATTAGTACAAACGCAGACTTCAAGGAAGTTATAATACAAGCCCAAATCCActacatacagaatacagaaccTGCTTGTCAAACTGCATAACATATCCTTGATTTCATCTGACTAATAATTTCTCTTACCTCACTCGTTCAATTCAGCACCCGAATTCCCTTTCATCTTAGCCCAGTGGAGTGTGTTAGATGCAGTCTCCctggagtgtttcagcctgaactaaaaggagggggggggggtgtgagcATATCCCATGCTGACGAACGAGCAAGCGAgacggagagggagagaaagagagagagagcgcgagcgcgagcgcgagagagagaaagaaaaagggcGCGAGGAAGGGCACGCATCCTTTTGCCTTAGTATTTTTGCTCAGGACGTGGAGCGGCCCACTTTCGCTTGCTCATGCTGAGGACCCGTCTGTCCCCGGGCCCCCTCCAGCCCTGTCCTGGCTCAAACctcaacaataaaacaaatgcGCTCCAAATCCTCTCTCGCTCCCTACCTTTGTCAAATGCCTGCTAAGATGGACGAGTGTATCTTAAATGGCTGCCCCGGGATGAGGGAAGACTGAGCAGAATGAAGGAAGGTGACGCACATCTCCCTCTCTTTATGGGAGATGTCGAGGAGgtggttgaatgtgtgtgtgtcagaatcTGTGCCAAAAGTGGAAAGTCTGAGAGCACACTCGCACCAGgtgggtcacacacacacacacacacacacacacacacacacacacacacacaccattacccAGAGGCTCCACCCAGcatcgctctcgctctctttgcACCATTACCTCAGAAAGCTGATGAATGTCCTTTTTAATGTGCAAATGGACTTCATGCACTGCTAAACGTTGGAGACCCTTTTTAGACTCCTCTGGAGCTTACCCCTACTCACCAATATTGTACTAACACCTGAATAATGTAACTCTTTTTGCACACCTTATACTAGATCAGTCACACTAAGAAACAAATATTACAAAGTTGGCTGGGAGATGCTGTTTAAGCCAAATTGAATCAAAATCTATATTAAAAATACACTATAAAATGGTCAATTACATTGGTTAAAAAAAGTTTGAAAGTATTACTATATATGCTAAGTGAGAATATCTTCTAAAAATGTGTAATAGCATctaaaatgctattaaaatacCCACTTGCAGACAACATACTCTAAGAGCACAAAGTTGACCTCACAACATCAGAGTGTAAAATCCAGCCACCCCGAGCCATCCTGTTTCTATAGCCAAGGGTCATCTGCAAGTCACGCAGTCAGTAGTTCTTTCAATGAATCAAATACAAGCTTTATAAAGACTGTTTTAACTGATGTAAAGCAAGGCTgcacaacatggacaaaatgCCATATTGTGATTGCATTGCTTCAAATAGTAATAGTCATATCTCTtgcattacattaaaacagATTGGTAGATCTTTTGTTTAAAGATCAGcctgcatatttaaaaaaatatatttatctgtCAGATCACTCAAATAAAAGAACATCTGAGAACAACTGATCTAGCAGCTTGAGTATTTGCTATTTTAAGCCTGATCCACATCCAATACTTCCTCTAAACTCTGGCTAATAAACCGTAAACACAGCGAACCGTGAAACAGTTATTCCATATTCGTctacaataataaaaagtacATATGTGTGTAGAGCACATGCTACTGTATACATCAAACATTAAGTGATTTTACTAAAATGTTTTACTACCTGGTATCATCCAGTAAAATCAGGGAAATTGCATTGTAAGATATATAACATACTATAATATTTTTCATTGTACCAATTGCTATCAGTATGAAAAAGGTATCTGACAATACTCAATGTTGAGGTGCTCAGATCGCACCAGGGACAAAACCATATTTGGACAGTTCTAGTAATAATGATCAACAAACAATATCAGTACCAATGTACAAGCTTAAAGGTAAATAAGGGATGGAATCAAACACACTCACCTCTTTGTATGGTTTCATAGCAGACTACACAAACTCTGGCCTCTTTCTCCAAGTATTTCAGTCTACATTTTCGGTTGCAACAAATTGCACAGTACACCTGAAATAGTCAGCAGAGGCTATGAGCAAACACTGCATTTAATCCAATCCAATATACACTCCACTTGTTAGTGAAACTACAGAGTCCAAGAGAGATCCAAAAGAGCAGGAATTTACTTACTTTACCACATGCTCTGCAGTGATGTCTCCTCTTTGTGAAGGTAAACCTTTGCCCACATTTCATGCAGTTCGGAGCTTCAGAATCAGGGACCCAAGGAGGCTGCCTAGAGCCCAGGCCACCCTCCTCTGTTTCTGAACGGTCAAGTTCAAGTGAGGATTCTCCTTCTCCGGAAATCTCTCCTGGGtatggaggaggctctgaaAGCTCTTCATGGCCATAACTGTCATCATATTGTTCATGACTGGGACATTCAGAGTTACCCTCACTGAAGCTGGGAGTCTGTCTCACTACAGGGGTTGCAGGAGAAGACTGtccactgttctcctcctctgAACTAAACACGTTGTCCTCACACTGGCTGTTACTACTTTGGCCCTCTTGTGGTAATATTCTTGCTGATTGGTTAGACAACTGCTTTGGCCGTGCTCCTCCATAACATGGTTGATGACTTGCATTGCAGACTGCCTGAATTTCAGCAGAGCTGGGCATGTCCTGTATTTTAATGGTCTGCATTGTTTCTGCTTTCAAGGGACTACTGTCCTGAGATGATGAGGAAATATTGGAACCTTCGCTCTCCTCTAAAAAACGAAGAGAGCGATCACTCTCAGGTGATGCAAATGTAGTTACTCTACAGCTTTGCAACTCTTCCTCTAAAAGGCTGTCTCCCTCCAAATCTCCATTGAATTCTGAAAAGCCATCATCTACAAATTTCTCACCTGGAATCTCAGAATCGCTTCTCTGTGCTTGACCCATTAAATATGCATCCAATTCTTCATCAGTTACCATTATCATATTTTGCTCACTTTCTGGAAGGTAATCACTGGTAAAACCAAACTCTGAGGGGTAATCGGGAGTCCCGGCATCGCTAGGAGACTTACTATCAGGCAGGTCTCTAGACATAAGTTTCTCTGGAAGAGATAAGGTGCATTCAAAGTTTCTGTCAGAAAGAGGAGTTGTAACTGATGTCATCCCTTCTGGATTTGCCATTATTTGTACCAGTTCAGGGTCATCCTCAGGGCAGGAATCTGACTGGCTGTGACATATGGACACCCCAACTTCCTCAGAAGGAACAGAAAGGCTCCTTGCATCTTCAGTGAGTGGTGGCTCTTCAGAGTCAGGGGAAAGGACTTCTGTCTTGTCTTTGGTTTCATGCACCGTTGTCTCCTCAGGGTCTGAAGAGGCCACAAGAGATCCACACATGGATACAGCTATTGGGAGGCAGGAGAGGGAAGTTTCCTTTTCTTTGGAGGAAAGGGGTGATGAACCGTCTTGGTCCTTAACACTGTTGTCTTCAGGGCGCTGCATGGTTGTTGAGTTAGGCAGACTTGTACTGACATCATTGGGCGCTACAATGTCTTGTATTCCACTTAAGGAAATTGGGCTATTTAGGGTTATTTCATCTTCTAAAGAGCACTGAGAGTTGTTGTAAAGTTCAGAAGAGGCTAGTTCACCTGGACAGCTACTTTGAGGCCCCCTTACTTCATTACTCTCTAAAGGTATTAGGTCATCTGAAGTATGCTGATTTTCACAAGTCCTGTCCACAGCTGCAGGCAGTATAATATCTAGCAAACTAAGAGAGTTTGAGGAGTCATTGAGATGGCCACCAGAATCAAATCCCTGTAGCTCATCATGACTGGACTTAAAAACATCCCTTGGATATGACACGATTGGACTATCAAAATCTACCAGCAGTTTTTCATCAAGCCGCTTTTCAACAACCTCCAGCTGTTTAAAGGCATCGTGACTGTTTGTCTGTGGGAGCTTGGCAGATCCTGTATCACTAACAAGGTCACAGACAGGTTTCAAGGACCTATCTGGACAAGGAGGAGTCAAACGTTTGGAAGCTCTGCTGTCGACAGAAAACAGGAGGTCAACACCTGTTAATTCTTTCACTTTTGTATTTTCATCTCTTTGGTTCTGGGTACTGCTAGATGTAGCTGGACCATAGCACAGTGCATTTACATCAGGTAGGACCTGTGGCACTGTGGGTGGCTCAGGTATAAAGCATGGCGAGCTAAAACAGTGATGAGTAAAGAGGGTTGGGTCCTGACATGCTGAATCTGCAAATGTAGCTTTGCTCTCCACTTCCTCtgaaaagagaacaaaaattgACAAACAAAAGCATGTTAGTAAGCTTTATAGTGCAGTGCCCCATTGGTTAGTTTGTAAAGAAAgaataaacaagtaaataaaaagtCATAAAACAGCTTTAGTACAATtagtgccccccccccaaacaaatGTGTCagtactatacatacactaataTTCTGTTCTAACGAACATCTGATTTGTCCCATGTCTTTGTTTTtatgcttccattacttgtcatgtgactgtagtataaaaataaCTGTTGGACACAGAGAAGGTGGCAGCTCACTTAAGAAATAAGAcaactgaggaaaaaaaaaaagatcttcaCAGCTGTTAAGTCAGTCAATGGCTTTTAAAGACAGTGACAAATGAAAATACTAATCTCAAGGAGCAAAAGGGAAAGGTTTTAGAAACAAGTAAGAGCCAAAAATATGATATGGCAGCGCTGTCATTTCAAAAGACTCCGGAAAGCTTAGCTGAAGAAGTCTATACTCTCCTCAAATCATAATCATACTTTTTGCAACATCACTGTCTGGAACTAAGGTTGGCCATGTTTCACCAAAAAATTCAGCTGCTGATTAATTGTTTGGCAAGGCAAATCAGAGAAGGGACAAAGAAAGCAGCTGATCATCTCTGCTGTGATTACACATTAAATTAGGTGCCATTCTGTGATTCTCTGGAAAAGTGAAAATTCATAACAATTTTACATTTGTATTCTTAACCGAAAATCACCCTACCTCTCTATAAAGATGCACTTAAACCAGTTCACACAGGTACTTTTTACAGACAACCAGCCAGTTTTGAACAATGTTATTATTTGCTCTTCTACCCCAGCAGTTATTGAGTCACAATGCTGATGTTTTTGAAGTTTGagttttattaacattaacaaaacaacaaatgtCTGAATAAAAGATAATAGCCATGCCTTCAGTGTGTACACAGCAATTAATCTGAAAAAAATACGCCATGTTCTTATTTCCACATGGGTAATTACAGTACAATGAAAGAAAATTTTCTCTCACCTGAGTTTAACTCAAAGTCATCCAAAAGCTTGTCCAAgtcacacacagcagctttgAAGTAACTGTCCATCCTAGGGGCAACAATATGCTTCTATCACCCCTGTAGAAAGAAGCGTTTTGAGTTAGAGATGGGGTTGACCATCTTGGCTCTCAATTAGAATAGTGCATGTTTTCAATCCAGTTcaatggactagctggtctatcacCATGACCAACGTGACCAAGTGGGTTAACCTGGTTTTATCAAGCCTGTCATACTGGGGGATCAGTGTGATCGTGTCCGTCATGCCatcttggtcatactggtcgcCATGCTGGCCAAACCATCGTGGTAGACTAGCTGGGTAAGGTGGGTCATGCTGTTAGACCAGCTAAACAATCAACCTCAAACATACCCTATAATGCTCAAGAGCTAAACTGATCAACCAGCTTAGGCAAGCTGTTTGTTTTCCAACAGGGTAGCTAGCCATGTTGCTAGTTGACATTCAAATAcatagctatagctagctactGTATCTACGTCAATGactatataatattttttcccTCAAACGTCCAACAAGCTTGCTAAATTGAGTTTGGCGAGATAATCTTCTTTTCCTCactgagctagctagctacagttAGTCGTTCAGACTGACCTTTGTTAACTTCGTTGCTAATAATAGCGAACTAGATTCAAGTTAATGAGCTACAAAGTCTAGCCAAGAAATGTCCTATTTAGTGAGCTGAATACGGTATTTCTCTTTACTTCAGTAGCTGGGCAACAGAACGTTCAGGAAAATATAgcacatagctagctaactagctatatAAATAGATATATTAAACTAAACATCTGTAAATCACAGTGGTGTACGTTAAAAGGAAACACTGCTGGCTATCGAGCTACCCTAaatagctagctatgtttcagGCTATGAAATGTAAAACTCTCGCCAACACGGAAcaactagttagctagctagctaatgcagCTAGAGCTAGCTAAGTTCGCTGTTCACTCGCTTCCAATTTAGTTAGCACTACGTTAGCAAGCTAACCGTTTACCCAAACAAGCCCCAGTGAAATGACTAGTCATCTTTTGTAAGCTAGCTACCATGAAATGCCTCATAGCTCAATCTTCGGTCTTCGGTGCCTTATTGGATCTATTCGGTCCTCTTCTGAAGTGATTGACGTAAGCTAACAATCTGTTTATTCCACATAAATCCCACAGTTGTTTcagttctgctgctgtgtgCGCCGGTGTGTTCCCGTTAGCAGGTTAGCAACTCTCTTAAAGGCGCAGTGTTCATATTTGTTAAGAAGCACAGCTCTTTCACTCCCACACTCCAGACCGGCTCTCCTTATTCAGACGATTCTTcaattactctttttttttaccaacatAACGTAAAAGCTAAAAAATGAACTTTTTATTAATGTCAATACAATGTTTACATGCTTTAAGGCAAGGCACTACGGCGGAATTGAGTGAACATTTTACCCAATAGAGATAAACCAGTATATCTAGACCAGTACATCTAAAGTCGATAAAATCAGGCTAAAAATTGTGACACATTAGAATCAATGGTTTTACATCGGATCTCTCTTTTTATGACTCCATAAATCAGAAAATAATGTCAATAGCCATAAAAAACATCTTTGCCATATATTTGGGCATTCAATGTTACaatgtatcacaaaagtgagtacacccctcatatttctgcagatatttaagtatatctttttatgggacaacactgacaaaatgtcactttgacacaatgaaaagtagtctgtgtgcagcttatataacagtgtaaatgtattcTTCCCCCCCcttaaaataactcaatatacagccattaatgtctaaaccaccaacgaaagtgagtacacccctaaatgtctaaattgagcactgcttgtcattttccctccaaaatgtcatgtgactcattagtgttactaggtctcaggtgtgcatagggagcaggtgtgttcaattttgtagtacaACTCTCACACTCCCTCATACTGGTTACAgaaagttccaacatggcacctcatggcaaagaactctctgaggatcttaaaagatGAATTGTTGCGCTACATGAAAATGGCCAAGGCTACAAGAAGattgccaacaccctgaaactgagctgcagcacagtggccaagatcatccagcgttttaaaagagcagggtccactcagaacagacctcGCATTGGTCGTCCAAAGAAGCTCAGTGCACGTGCTCAGCATCACATCCAAATGCTGTCTTTAAAAGATAGGCacagaagtgctgtcagcattgctgcagagattgaagaggtAGGGGGTCAGActgtcagtgctcagaccatacGCCGCACACTACATCAAATCGGTCTGCATGGCCgtcaccccagaaggaagcctcttctgaagtctgtacacaagacatgtttgctgaagacatgtcaacaaaggattactggaaccatgtcctatggtctgatgagaccaagattaatttgtttagttcagatggtctcaagcatgtgtggtgaggagtacaaagataagtgtgtcatgcctacagtcaagcatggtgatgggaatgccatggtctggagctgcatgagtgcagcaggtgttgggcagttacatttcattgagggacacatgaacttcaatatgtactgtgaaatactgaagcagagcatgatcccctccctccggaAAACTGGGTCACAGGGCggtgttccagcatgataatgaccccaaacacacctctaagacgaccactgctttaCTGAAGAGGCTAAGGGaaaaggtgatggactggccaagcatgtctccagacctaaatccaatagaacatctttggggtatcctcaagcggaaggtggaggagcgcaaagtctcgaatatccgccagctccgtgatgttgtcatggaggagtggaaaagcattccagtggcaacctgtaaagctctggtaaactccatgcccaggagagttaaggcagttctggaaaataatggtggccacacaaaatattgacacttcaggaactttcactaagggctgtactcactttcgttgccggtggtttagacattaatggctgtatattgagttattttgagggaagaataaatttacactgttatataagctgcacacaaactacttttcattgtgtcaaagtgtcattttgtcagtgttgtcccatggaAGGggaaatatctgcagaaatgtaaggggtgtactcacttttgtgatttGACCAGTGCATGATAAAACTGTTTTTCCCTGCCGTGTCTCATCTTAAGCAAAGACTTAACAATGGCCAAGGCTGAGCTATTGTTTTtggtgcagaaatccaggtgaTTCCTAAAGAATTCACTTATTTTATCATCTTTTGCCTTATATGCCTTCTCAAAAGCTGTCTACTGATGTCTTACAACTgtactgactgaaaacagtgaACATAAGCTTAGAAAGTAATGCATTTCACTTATTTCTAAActgaaacaa
This window contains:
- the zfyve16 gene encoding zinc finger FYVE domain-containing protein 16 isoform X1; the protein is MDSYFKAAVCDLDKLLDDFELNSEEVESKATFADSACQDPTLFTHHCFSSPCFIPEPPTVPQVLPDVNALCYGPATSSSTQNQRDENTKVKELTGVDLLFSVDSRASKRLTPPCPDRSLKPVCDLVSDTGSAKLPQTNSHDAFKQLEVVEKRLDEKLLVDFDSPIVSYPRDVFKSSHDELQGFDSGGHLNDSSNSLSLLDIILPAAVDRTCENQHTSDDLIPLESNEVRGPQSSCPGELASSELYNNSQCSLEDEITLNSPISLSGIQDIVAPNDVSTSLPNSTTMQRPEDNSVKDQDGSSPLSSKEKETSLSCLPIAVSMCGSLVASSDPEETTVHETKDKTEVLSPDSEEPPLTEDARSLSVPSEEVGVSICHSQSDSCPEDDPELVQIMANPEGMTSVTTPLSDRNFECTLSLPEKLMSRDLPDSKSPSDAGTPDYPSEFGFTSDYLPESEQNMIMVTDEELDAYLMGQAQRSDSEIPGEKFVDDGFSEFNGDLEGDSLLEEELQSCRVTTFASPESDRSLRFLEESEGSNISSSSQDSSPLKAETMQTIKIQDMPSSAEIQAVCNASHQPCYGGARPKQLSNQSARILPQEGQSSNSQCEDNVFSSEEENSGQSSPATPVVRQTPSFSEGNSECPSHEQYDDSYGHEELSEPPPYPGEISGEGESSLELDRSETEEGGLGSRQPPWVPDSEAPNCMKCGQRFTFTKRRHHCRACGKVYCAICCNRKCRLKYLEKEARVCVVCYETIQRAQALERMMSPTGPSPNPNVPSEYCSTIPPMQQARAAGTLNSPPPTVMVPVSVLKHPGSDGFPREQKHVWFADGILPNGEVADTTKLSVRPRRSSQESSPVTPDLPTFTGKFPEVSDCPRDISESNAEMPRRKISGPWDYALLCGLASSVQGAASLVPEDEEGLPPLLITTGEEDGGDLLVEERPAVCQIMLLLEEGGPRPLTFVLNANLVVNVKLVTYCGRKCWCLSSNGLQGVGQRELAFVIECLPEENSLPRDVFSLYVNIYQDAQKGKFLEELCNVTFTDSFLGSKEHGGFLFFSPSFQPLDGLSLPHRSFLCGVLIQKLEVPWAKVFPLRLLLTLGAEYKVYPTPLVSIRFRESVFRETGHTIMNLLADLRNYQYSVPVVDGLHIHMEVGNSYIDIPKSKFNEMLKVVNSSNEHVISVGACFSTEADSHLVCTQNEDGGYQTQANSIQGKTRRVTGASFVVFNGALKASSGFIAKSSIVEDGLMVQIPPDTMEALRQALRDQADFQITCGKANSADTRENVSVRWVDWTAPVNTGITSPIDGKSLEGVSSIQIQQDSEFEMDARTIRCTEVFYLLKSPDCSLSAILQSCSQFQREIATAGCAALCPHLSILIGNGINFLALRVSTDTDMVEYQAGSGGCPLPQKYMNELDGALIPVIHGGSSCVPHQAMDMEFFFYITQSI
- the zfyve16 gene encoding zinc finger FYVE domain-containing protein 16 isoform X2; protein product: MDSYFKAAVCDLDKLLDDFELNSEEVESKATFADSACQDPTLFTHHCFSSPCFIPEPPTVPQVLPDVNALCYGPATSSSTQNQRDENTKVKELTGVDLLFSVDSRASKRLTPPCPDRSLKPVCDLVSDTGSAKLPQTNSHDAFKQLEVVEKRLDEKLLVDFDSPIVSYPRDVFKSSHDELQGFDSGGHLNDSSNSLSLLDIILPAAVDRTCENQHTSDDLIPLESNEVRGPQSSCPGELASSELYNNSQCSLEDEITLNSPISLSGIQDIVAPNDVSTSLPNSTTMQRPEDNSVKDQDGSSPLSSKEKETSLSCLPIAVSMCGSLVASSDPEETTVHETKDKTEVLSPDSEEPPLTEDARSLSVPSEEVGVSICHSQSDSCPEDDPELVQIMANPEGMTSVTTPLSDRNFECTLSLPEKLMSRDLPDSKSPSDAGTPDYPSEFGFTSDYLPESEQNMIMVTDEELDAYLMGQAQRSDSEIPGEKFVDDGFSEFNGDLEGDSLLEEELQSCRVTTFASPESDRSLRFLEESEGSNISSSSQDSSPLKAETMQTIKIQDMPSSAEIQAVCNASHQPCYGGARPKQLSNQSARILPQEGQSSNSQCEDNVFSSEEENSGQSSPATPVVRQTPSFSEGNSECPSHEQYDDSYGHEELSEPPPYPGEISGEGESSLELDRSETEEGGLGSRQPPWVPDSEAPNCMKCGQRFTFTKRRHHCRACGKVYCAICCNRKCRLKYLEKEARVCVVCYETIQRAQALERMMSPTGPSPNPNVPSEYCSTIPPMQQARAAGTLNSPPPTVMVPVSVLKHPGSDGFPREQKHVWFADGILPNGEVADTTKLSVRPRRSSQESSPVTPDLPTFTGKFPEVSDCPRDISESNAEMPRRKISGPWDYALLCGLASSVQGAASLVPEDEEGLPPLLITTGEEDGGDLLVEERPAVCQIMLLLEEGGPRPLTFVLNANLVVNVKLVTYCGRKCWCLSSNGLQGVGQRELAFVIECLPEENSLPRDVFSLYVNIYQDAQKGKFLEELCNVTFTDSFLGSKEHGGFLFFSPSFQPLDGLSLPHRSFLCGVLIQKLEVPWAKVFPLRLLLTLGAEYKVYPTPLVSIRFRESVFRETGHTIMNLLADLRNYQYSVPVVDGLHIHMEVGNSYIDIPKSKFNEMLKVVNSSNEHVISVGACFSTEADSHLVCTQNEDGGYQTQANSIQGKTRRVTGASFVVFNGALKASSGFIAKSSIVEDGLMVQIPPDTMEALRQALRDQADFQITCGKANSADTRENVSVRWVDWTAPVNTGITSPIDGKSLEGVSSIQIQQDSEFEMDARTIRCTEPVPERDRHCRLCSTLSSPLYTHRKWNQLSCPQSFY